A portion of the Zootoca vivipara chromosome 6, rZooViv1.1, whole genome shotgun sequence genome contains these proteins:
- the XKR8 gene encoding XK-related protein 8, producing the protein MAWSGCGPSCNAPWPPRYRYWDLAFALMGTAAFLVDLGADAWVAASYLKAGDYHWGGLVLGLLALSSLATQFFSCAWYWSDPPELMEALPTRRTLLVLHILQLGYLYRCFYVLKVGFRVCRTKADKDIAYAVFLSHDISFLRLFETFLESAPQLVLGLYIILCTKKAEIFQVLGICTSFLCIAWALLDYHQTLRSFLREKHKLGRRSSTIYFLWNFLLVCPRILCLALFVVVFPNYISLHFLAVWSAMFLWVTLQGTDFMECAAFEWPYRAVVAVILYFCWFNVAEGKTCYRSAIYYTFLLVDSAILAVSWLWNTLPLNYDSHHVAHALYAALPCYVAGILLRSVYYKCLHPTLQAAVPVTGDEIDNREPAGKGVPAFRQLVVRGHGDQEAIRGHVNRRAYGLAQSFFAGSSEIAQHQGNGTLGDSCL; encoded by the exons ATGGCATGGTCCGGCTGTGGTCCCAGCTGCAACGCACCTTGGCCACCTCGCTACCGTTATTGGGACCTAGCCTTTGCCTTGATGGGCACGGCTGCATTTCTGGTGGACCTGGGCGCTGACGCATGGGTGGCCGCCAGCTACTTGAAGGCTGGGGACTACCACTGGGGTGGGCTGGTGTTGGGGCTGTTGGCTTTGTCGTCGCTGGCAACGCAGTTCTTCAGCTGCGCCTGGTACTGGAGTGACCCCCCAGAGCTGATGGAAGCACTGCCCACACGGCGGACCCTCCTTGTGTTACACATCCTACAGCTGGGCTACCTGTACAG GTGTTTCTATGTTCTGAAGGTGGGCTTCCGCGTGTGCCGGACGAAAGCAGACAAAGATATCGCTTATGCTGTTTTCCTGTCGCATGACATCAGCTTCTTGCGCCTCTTTGAGACCTTCCTGGAAAGTGCCCCTCAGCTTGTCCTGGGGCTCTACATTATCCTATGCACAAAGAAAGCAGAGATATTTCAGG TACTTGGGATTTGCACCTCTTTCCTGTGTATCGCCTGGGCCCTCTTGGACTATCACCAAACCCTGCGCAGCTTCTTGCGGGAGAAGCACAAGCTGGGCCGCCGGTCCTCCACCATCTACTTCCTTTGGAACTTCCTGTTGGTGTGCCCTCGCATTCTGTGCCTGGCGCTCTTCGTGGTGGTCTTCCCGAACTACATTTCCCTCCATTTCCTGGCGGTCTGGTCTGCCATGTTTCTCTGGGTCACGTTGCAAGGTACAGACTTCATGGAATGCGCCGCCTTCGAGTGGCCTTATCGGGCTGTGGTGGCCGTCATTCTCTACTTCTGCTGGTTCAATGTGGCCGAGGGGAAGACATGCTACCGTTCTGCAATCTACTACACATTCCTCTTGGTTGACAGCGCCATCCTTGCTGTCTCATGGCTCTGGAACACCCTTCCCTTGAACTACGACTCCCACCATGTGGCCCATGCGCTCTACGCAGCCCTGCCCTGCTACGTAGCCGGGATCCTTTTGAGAAGCGTCTACTACAAATGTTTGCACCCTACTTTGCAGGCTGCAGTCCCGGTCACTGGTGATGAAATAGACAATAGAGAGCCAGCCGGCAAAGGCGTGCCAGCTTTCCGGCAGCTGGTTGTACGAGGTCATGGTGACCAAGAGGCTATACGGGGACATGTCAACCGTCGGGCATATGGACTTGcacaaagcttctttgctggctCTTCAGAGATTGCACAGCATCAAGGAAATGGGACTCTTGGGGACAGCTGTTTGTGA
- the SMPDL3B gene encoding acid sphingomyelinase-like phosphodiesterase 3b isoform X1, whose amino-acid sequence MDLLGVLLLLMHCRATTAASAGYFWHITDLHLDPQYKVSSDPLKVCPSAGAQPVANPGAWGNYLCDAPWILVNSSVYAMKQVLPNPDFLLWTGDDTPHVPDEKLGEDTVLEIIEKLTNLIKHVFPETQVYPAMGNHDFHPKNQFPVKENRIYNETADLWSYWLSNSSVQTFRAGAFYSQMLSGLGPPRRMIVLNTNLYYDSNNQTSSLEDPGGQFLWLEDTLTKAAEAGEKVYIIGHVPPGFFEKKRGKPWFREHFNQRYTEIIQKHHGVIVAQFFGHHHTDSFRMFYSNTGSPISVMFLAPGVTPWKTTLPGVHNGANNPGIRVFTYDRDTLLVKDMVTYYLNLTHANMGAPEWEKEYSLTEAFQVPDGSVRSMQLLVEKLEKDQSHLQKYYRYNSVQYDLSDCDDACQTDHICAIREVDFAKYHQCIQARSAAAVPSIPGLGLLLFCCVMGLVTQSRPLRALNEPRYEHGHPASTQKKHRMQRLPQASAS is encoded by the exons ATGGATCTTTTGGGAGTCCTGTTGCTCTTGATGCACTGCAGAGCCACAACCGCTGCCTCAG CAGGTTATTTTTGGCACATCACAGACCTTCATCTGGACCCGCAGTACAAAGTGAGCTCAGACCCCTTGAAGGTGTGCCCATCTGCTGGCGCCCAACCAGTGGCCAATCCAGGGGCTTGGGGAAATTACTTGTGTGATGCTCCGTGGATTCTTGTCAACTCTTCTGTTTATGCTATGAAGCAGGTCCTCCCGAACCCAGACTTCCTTCTCTGGACTGG AGACGACACTCCTCATGTACCTGATGAGAAACTGGGTGAAGATACTGTGCTGGAGATAATTGAAAAGCTAACCAACCTGATCAAACATGTATTTCCAG AAACTCAGGTCTATCCTGCAATGGGCAACCATGACTTCCACCCCAAAAATCAATTTCCAGTTAAAGAGAACAGGATCTACAATGAAACTGCAGACCTGTGGAGCTACTGGCTCAGCAACAGCTCTGTGCAAACATTCAGAGCAG GTGCTTTCTACAGTCAGATGCTATCTGGTCTTGGCCCACCAAGGCGAATGATTGTCCTCAACACAAACTTGTACTATGACAGTAATAATCAAACCAGCAGCCTGGAAGATCCAGGAGGCCAGTTCCTTTGGCTGGAAGACACGTTGACCaaggcagcagaagcaggagaaaag GTCTATATTATTGGGCACGTCCCTCCTGGCTTCTTTGAAAAGAAACGGGGCAAGCCTTGGTTCCGAGAACACTTTAACCAGAGATATACCgaaataattcagaagcatcatggAGTGATCGTGGCACAGTTCTTTGGGCATCATCACACTGATAGCTTTAGGATGTTTTACAGTAACACag GTTCTCCCATCAGCGTCATGTTTTTAGCTCCAGGAGTAACACCATGGAAAACAACCTTACCGGGCGTGCACAATGGGGCCAACAACCCTGGCATCCGGGTCTTCACCTATGACCGTGACACCCTGCTGGTGAAG GATATGGTAACTTATTATTTAAACCTCACACATGCTAACATGGGGGCCCCTGAATGGGAGAAAGAGTACAGCCTGACAGAAGCTTTCCAGGTCCCAGATGGTTCCGTCCGCtccatgcagctgctggtggaGAAGCTTGAGAAAGACCAAAGCCACTTACAGAAATACTACCGGTATAACTCAGTTCAATACGACCTTTCGGACTGTGACGACGCCTGCCAGACCGACCACATCTGTGCCATCAGGGAGGTCGATTTTGCAAAATACCACCAGTGTATTCAAGCCAGAAGTGCTGCAGCAGTGCCTTCAATCCCAGGGTTGGGTCTTCTGTTGTTTTGCTGCGTGATGGGGCTTGTTACTCAGTCTAGGCCTTTGAGAGCCTTGAATGAACCAAGATATGAGCATGGGCACCCGGCTTCTACACAGAAAAAGCACAGGATGCAACGACTGCCACAGGCCTCAGCATCCTAA
- the SMPDL3B gene encoding acid sphingomyelinase-like phosphodiesterase 3b isoform X2 has protein sequence MDLLGVLLLLMHCRATTAASGYFWHITDLHLDPQYKVSSDPLKVCPSAGAQPVANPGAWGNYLCDAPWILVNSSVYAMKQVLPNPDFLLWTGDDTPHVPDEKLGEDTVLEIIEKLTNLIKHVFPETQVYPAMGNHDFHPKNQFPVKENRIYNETADLWSYWLSNSSVQTFRAGAFYSQMLSGLGPPRRMIVLNTNLYYDSNNQTSSLEDPGGQFLWLEDTLTKAAEAGEKVYIIGHVPPGFFEKKRGKPWFREHFNQRYTEIIQKHHGVIVAQFFGHHHTDSFRMFYSNTGSPISVMFLAPGVTPWKTTLPGVHNGANNPGIRVFTYDRDTLLVKDMVTYYLNLTHANMGAPEWEKEYSLTEAFQVPDGSVRSMQLLVEKLEKDQSHLQKYYRYNSVQYDLSDCDDACQTDHICAIREVDFAKYHQCIQARSAAAVPSIPGLGLLLFCCVMGLVTQSRPLRALNEPRYEHGHPASTQKKHRMQRLPQASAS, from the exons ATGGATCTTTTGGGAGTCCTGTTGCTCTTGATGCACTGCAGAGCCACAACCGCTGCCTCAG GTTATTTTTGGCACATCACAGACCTTCATCTGGACCCGCAGTACAAAGTGAGCTCAGACCCCTTGAAGGTGTGCCCATCTGCTGGCGCCCAACCAGTGGCCAATCCAGGGGCTTGGGGAAATTACTTGTGTGATGCTCCGTGGATTCTTGTCAACTCTTCTGTTTATGCTATGAAGCAGGTCCTCCCGAACCCAGACTTCCTTCTCTGGACTGG AGACGACACTCCTCATGTACCTGATGAGAAACTGGGTGAAGATACTGTGCTGGAGATAATTGAAAAGCTAACCAACCTGATCAAACATGTATTTCCAG AAACTCAGGTCTATCCTGCAATGGGCAACCATGACTTCCACCCCAAAAATCAATTTCCAGTTAAAGAGAACAGGATCTACAATGAAACTGCAGACCTGTGGAGCTACTGGCTCAGCAACAGCTCTGTGCAAACATTCAGAGCAG GTGCTTTCTACAGTCAGATGCTATCTGGTCTTGGCCCACCAAGGCGAATGATTGTCCTCAACACAAACTTGTACTATGACAGTAATAATCAAACCAGCAGCCTGGAAGATCCAGGAGGCCAGTTCCTTTGGCTGGAAGACACGTTGACCaaggcagcagaagcaggagaaaag GTCTATATTATTGGGCACGTCCCTCCTGGCTTCTTTGAAAAGAAACGGGGCAAGCCTTGGTTCCGAGAACACTTTAACCAGAGATATACCgaaataattcagaagcatcatggAGTGATCGTGGCACAGTTCTTTGGGCATCATCACACTGATAGCTTTAGGATGTTTTACAGTAACACag GTTCTCCCATCAGCGTCATGTTTTTAGCTCCAGGAGTAACACCATGGAAAACAACCTTACCGGGCGTGCACAATGGGGCCAACAACCCTGGCATCCGGGTCTTCACCTATGACCGTGACACCCTGCTGGTGAAG GATATGGTAACTTATTATTTAAACCTCACACATGCTAACATGGGGGCCCCTGAATGGGAGAAAGAGTACAGCCTGACAGAAGCTTTCCAGGTCCCAGATGGTTCCGTCCGCtccatgcagctgctggtggaGAAGCTTGAGAAAGACCAAAGCCACTTACAGAAATACTACCGGTATAACTCAGTTCAATACGACCTTTCGGACTGTGACGACGCCTGCCAGACCGACCACATCTGTGCCATCAGGGAGGTCGATTTTGCAAAATACCACCAGTGTATTCAAGCCAGAAGTGCTGCAGCAGTGCCTTCAATCCCAGGGTTGGGTCTTCTGTTGTTTTGCTGCGTGATGGGGCTTGTTACTCAGTCTAGGCCTTTGAGAGCCTTGAATGAACCAAGATATGAGCATGGGCACCCGGCTTCTACACAGAAAAAGCACAGGATGCAACGACTGCCACAGGCCTCAGCATCCTAA
- the SMPDL3B gene encoding acid sphingomyelinase-like phosphodiesterase 3b isoform X3, whose product MGNHDFHPKNQFPVKENRIYNETADLWSYWLSNSSVQTFRAGAFYSQMLSGLGPPRRMIVLNTNLYYDSNNQTSSLEDPGGQFLWLEDTLTKAAEAGEKVYIIGHVPPGFFEKKRGKPWFREHFNQRYTEIIQKHHGVIVAQFFGHHHTDSFRMFYSNTGSPISVMFLAPGVTPWKTTLPGVHNGANNPGIRVFTYDRDTLLVKDMVTYYLNLTHANMGAPEWEKEYSLTEAFQVPDGSVRSMQLLVEKLEKDQSHLQKYYRYNSVQYDLSDCDDACQTDHICAIREVDFAKYHQCIQARSAAAVPSIPGLGLLLFCCVMGLVTQSRPLRALNEPRYEHGHPASTQKKHRMQRLPQASAS is encoded by the exons ATGGGCAACCATGACTTCCACCCCAAAAATCAATTTCCAGTTAAAGAGAACAGGATCTACAATGAAACTGCAGACCTGTGGAGCTACTGGCTCAGCAACAGCTCTGTGCAAACATTCAGAGCAG GTGCTTTCTACAGTCAGATGCTATCTGGTCTTGGCCCACCAAGGCGAATGATTGTCCTCAACACAAACTTGTACTATGACAGTAATAATCAAACCAGCAGCCTGGAAGATCCAGGAGGCCAGTTCCTTTGGCTGGAAGACACGTTGACCaaggcagcagaagcaggagaaaag GTCTATATTATTGGGCACGTCCCTCCTGGCTTCTTTGAAAAGAAACGGGGCAAGCCTTGGTTCCGAGAACACTTTAACCAGAGATATACCgaaataattcagaagcatcatggAGTGATCGTGGCACAGTTCTTTGGGCATCATCACACTGATAGCTTTAGGATGTTTTACAGTAACACag GTTCTCCCATCAGCGTCATGTTTTTAGCTCCAGGAGTAACACCATGGAAAACAACCTTACCGGGCGTGCACAATGGGGCCAACAACCCTGGCATCCGGGTCTTCACCTATGACCGTGACACCCTGCTGGTGAAG GATATGGTAACTTATTATTTAAACCTCACACATGCTAACATGGGGGCCCCTGAATGGGAGAAAGAGTACAGCCTGACAGAAGCTTTCCAGGTCCCAGATGGTTCCGTCCGCtccatgcagctgctggtggaGAAGCTTGAGAAAGACCAAAGCCACTTACAGAAATACTACCGGTATAACTCAGTTCAATACGACCTTTCGGACTGTGACGACGCCTGCCAGACCGACCACATCTGTGCCATCAGGGAGGTCGATTTTGCAAAATACCACCAGTGTATTCAAGCCAGAAGTGCTGCAGCAGTGCCTTCAATCCCAGGGTTGGGTCTTCTGTTGTTTTGCTGCGTGATGGGGCTTGTTACTCAGTCTAGGCCTTTGAGAGCCTTGAATGAACCAAGATATGAGCATGGGCACCCGGCTTCTACACAGAAAAAGCACAGGATGCAACGACTGCCACAGGCCTCAGCATCCTAA